CTTTTCGTCTGTGCAATCCTATTGGGGGTTTTGTATTCCTGTGTCCCGACCAAAAAGTCGATGGAGGAAAACAAAAGTGTTCCGGAAAGCTATCAAGCCCAGTCCACGGATACCACGAATACGGCAAATGTTCAATGGCGGGATTTTTTCTCTGACCCTTATCTCATTTCATTGATAGATACCGCTTTGGTAAACAATCAGGAACTGAACATTATGCTCAGGCAAATTGATGTGGCCCAAAACGAGATAAAGGCAAGAAAAGGGGAGTATCTACCTTTTATAGATCTAAAGGCAGGCGCGGAGGTTGAAAAAGTAGGTGAATATACCCGAAACGGTGCCGTTGAGAAAAACCTGAATATTAGGGAGGAGGAAGAATTTCCAGAACCTTTAACGGATTACTCGGCCGGCATTTTTGCTTCTTGGGAACTGGATGTTTGGAAAAAGCTGAGAAACTCCAAAAAGGCAGCGGTCATGGAATATTTGGCCACTGTGGAGGGCAAAAACTTCATGGTAACCAGTTTGATTGCCGAAATAGCGGATTCCTACTATGAACTGATTGCGCTGGACAACCAATTGGCCATTATCGAGCAAAACCTTGAGATACAGGGAAACGCCTTGAAAATGGTCCGTCTGCAAAAGCAAGCAGCTAGGGCGACCGAGTTGGCGGTACGCAGGTTTGAGGCCGAAGTTCTCAAGAACCAAAGCCATAAGTTTGAAGTGCAACAGCAGATCGTAGAGACGGAGAACAAACTCAATTTTCTTATCGGTAGGTCACCCCAACCCATCGAAAGAAATTCGGAAGGATTCATAGAAAGTCCAATCGACCCGATATATGCCGGCATACCTGC
This window of the Maribacter cobaltidurans genome carries:
- a CDS encoding TolC family protein, coding for MNNIRKTKTSKSLFVCAILLGVLYSCVPTKKSMEENKSVPESYQAQSTDTTNTANVQWRDFFSDPYLISLIDTALVNNQELNIMLRQIDVAQNEIKARKGEYLPFIDLKAGAEVEKVGEYTRNGAVEKNLNIREEEEFPEPLTDYSAGIFASWELDVWKKLRNSKKAAVMEYLATVEGKNFMVTSLIAEIADSYYELIALDNQLAIIEQNLEIQGNALKMVRLQKQAARATELAVRRFEAEVLKNQSHKFEVQQQIVETENKLNFLIGRSPQPIERNSEGFIESPIDPIYAGIPAQLLQNRPDIRKAEFELEAAKLDIKVARANFYPSIGIKAGVGLQAFKPKYLTETPQSLLYSAVGDLVAPLINRNAIKAEYNTASARQVQAVYEYEKSILQGYIEVANQLSNLDNLKKTYDLKAQQVEALTESINLSTQLFQSARIEYIEVLFTQREALESKMELVETKRDQLVARVDIYKALGGGWN